The following proteins come from a genomic window of Pirellula staleyi DSM 6068:
- a CDS encoding Zn-dependent alcohol dehydrogenase → MFAIAATPGSELPSIIEMPEPRAPGTGEILCRTLEIGICGTDREILLSQAPLVPEGESQLVLGHECLARVEAVGSGVTELAPGNLVVPGVRRAIGRYVQRVDMLPLGTFTERGIMYEHGFSSSLWIDRPEHLHRVDPAIADVAVFTEPLAVVEKGASEALLLSQARLGTGAWQAPRTLVSGQGPIGFAAILACRARGWNVTMLGRDQPDTFRSQLALELGADYRTLASTAAGPGDLETEGFDLVLECTGSDEVMLETARWLRGCGVMVWLGSTRIPEPASLNVQKLMRDSLMLNHLHIGCVNAAPRDFRDALAHLAWMKQMSPAALAKIFTRRTSPADSLPYFTGRESQGIKTVLHYA, encoded by the coding sequence ATGTTTGCGATCGCGGCGACACCAGGAAGCGAACTTCCTTCGATCATCGAGATGCCCGAACCACGCGCACCCGGCACTGGCGAAATCCTCTGCCGCACTCTCGAGATAGGGATCTGCGGCACCGATCGCGAGATCCTGCTGTCGCAAGCGCCGCTGGTCCCCGAGGGTGAGTCGCAGCTGGTGCTCGGCCACGAATGCCTTGCCCGCGTCGAAGCGGTCGGTAGTGGCGTGACGGAACTTGCCCCGGGTAACCTCGTCGTTCCTGGCGTACGCCGCGCGATTGGACGCTACGTCCAGCGCGTCGATATGCTGCCGCTGGGAACCTTCACCGAGCGCGGCATCATGTACGAACATGGCTTCAGCAGTTCGCTCTGGATCGACCGACCCGAACATCTGCATCGGGTCGACCCGGCGATCGCCGATGTGGCGGTTTTCACCGAACCACTCGCCGTCGTAGAAAAAGGAGCGAGCGAAGCATTGCTACTCAGCCAAGCGCGACTTGGTACCGGCGCCTGGCAAGCACCACGCACGCTGGTGAGTGGTCAAGGTCCGATCGGGTTTGCGGCGATCCTTGCCTGCCGCGCGCGAGGCTGGAACGTGACGATGCTCGGGCGCGACCAGCCCGACACCTTTCGCTCGCAATTGGCCCTGGAACTTGGCGCCGACTATCGTACCCTCGCAAGCACCGCTGCGGGCCCTGGCGATCTAGAAACCGAAGGTTTCGATCTCGTTCTCGAATGCACCGGTAGCGACGAAGTGATGCTCGAAACCGCACGCTGGTTGCGAGGCTGTGGCGTGATGGTATGGCTCGGCAGCACGCGCATTCCCGAACCAGCATCGCTGAACGTGCAAAAGCTCATGCGCGACAGCCTGATGCTCAACCACCTCCATATCGGCTGCGTAAATGCCGCCCCCCGCGACTTCCGCGACGCACTCGCGCACCTCGCCTGGATGAAGCAAATGAGCCCCGCCGCACTCGCCAAAATCTTTACGCGCCGCACTTCGCCCGCCGACTCACTCCCCTATTTCACCGGCCGCGAATCACAAGGAATCAAGACGGTGCTGCACTACGCATGA
- a CDS encoding BlaI/MecI/CopY family transcriptional regulator: MPRPKEEQPTPAELEVLKVIWNRGASTVREVMDVLNEERPRAYTSVMSLLNVMADKGLLRRIAQGRAFLYEAAVDRQSALQQMVGDLLGRVFEGSTRELVAHMLDQSNPSREELDEIRKAIREYQQQRSDP; the protein is encoded by the coding sequence ATGCCACGTCCGAAGGAAGAACAGCCCACGCCTGCTGAGCTCGAAGTGCTCAAGGTGATTTGGAATCGAGGGGCGAGCACCGTCCGCGAAGTGATGGATGTGCTGAACGAAGAGCGTCCCCGCGCGTATACCAGCGTGATGAGTCTGCTGAATGTGATGGCCGATAAAGGGCTCCTGCGGCGGATTGCTCAAGGGCGAGCGTTTCTCTACGAGGCGGCTGTCGATCGTCAATCGGCGCTGCAGCAAATGGTGGGAGACTTGCTCGGACGTGTCTTCGAAGGTTCGACGCGCGAACTCGTCGCCCACATGCTCGACCAATCCAATCCCTCGCGTGAAGAGCTCGATGAGATCCGCAAAGCGATCCGCGAGTATCAGCAGCAAAGGAGCGATCCATGA
- a CDS encoding M56 family metallopeptidase: MSDAIVSWGLELLRQTELLRTFALHFLWQAPLVTFLVAGLLRLPWFRNPKAAHHLLVSALALLIAAPLMTALLAPPHQPWLASLIEAAPHVLQDDNEQAKQIPEHVEADLGVMDAVELAAADDREPNDLAWEGIASLAESESQSNSSSTYSSVAAWTDDLMGYLATFLPAALLAATLLWCGVALVRLARLAGGLLQVRRLIQTSEPASAAAQEIAGPLSQALQLRSQPTILVSDSLDEAAAVGLADAKVILPRRWGESLDRQMLRAVLAHELAHIRRADLWVLMAQRVVESLLPFHPAVAWMSLEISRQRELCCDAEAIRITGERLAYAQTLQRVADWKLADVRPALSAGIRGESNMNLLSRVKLALGLPAASPAVMSRGLLAAIAVPGIVALVGAGFAPSLSLADDEERTVEVREDENREVKREGAPAREREVGERERDPNREVERDREGDREGRREDRPAPRRDEQERAREVPERENPEMRELIMLLRKLNAEVSSLRAEVNQLKANSRMQPDRPRPEADRPRPEGDRPRGEGDRPREGARPDQPRPDQPRREADRPRPDQPRPDQPKREGDRPRAEEPKREEPRREEPRREGDKPVEQPAVKPE, translated from the coding sequence ATGAGCGATGCCATCGTCAGCTGGGGGCTCGAGCTGCTGCGACAAACCGAACTGCTGCGAACTTTCGCGCTCCACTTTTTGTGGCAAGCTCCCCTGGTGACCTTTCTGGTCGCTGGGCTCTTGAGGCTGCCATGGTTTCGCAATCCTAAGGCCGCACACCATCTGCTGGTGAGTGCGCTCGCGCTCCTCATTGCCGCGCCGCTGATGACAGCGCTGCTCGCCCCACCGCATCAGCCGTGGCTGGCTTCTCTGATCGAAGCTGCGCCTCATGTCCTTCAGGATGACAACGAGCAAGCAAAGCAAATCCCTGAGCATGTCGAAGCTGACCTGGGCGTGATGGATGCGGTGGAACTGGCTGCAGCGGACGATCGCGAGCCCAACGATTTAGCCTGGGAAGGGATCGCCTCGCTGGCGGAGAGCGAGTCGCAGTCTAACAGCTCATCGACTTACAGTAGCGTGGCTGCATGGACCGATGATTTGATGGGTTATCTCGCGACGTTTCTTCCCGCCGCATTACTAGCTGCCACGCTGCTGTGGTGCGGGGTGGCCTTGGTGCGGCTCGCGCGACTCGCCGGTGGCCTGCTCCAGGTGCGCCGGTTGATCCAGACGAGCGAGCCTGCCTCCGCCGCTGCTCAAGAGATTGCCGGGCCGCTTTCGCAGGCGCTGCAGCTGCGGAGTCAGCCGACCATTCTGGTCTCTGATTCGCTCGACGAAGCGGCCGCTGTCGGACTAGCAGATGCGAAAGTAATTTTGCCGCGCCGCTGGGGCGAGTCGCTCGATCGCCAGATGCTGCGAGCTGTTTTGGCACATGAGCTCGCCCACATTCGTCGCGCCGATCTGTGGGTGCTGATGGCTCAGCGTGTCGTCGAATCACTGCTGCCGTTTCATCCGGCGGTGGCGTGGATGAGTCTAGAAATTTCGCGTCAGCGCGAACTCTGCTGTGATGCCGAAGCGATTCGGATCACGGGGGAGCGCCTGGCGTATGCACAAACTTTGCAACGGGTTGCTGATTGGAAGTTGGCTGATGTTCGGCCAGCGCTGTCAGCAGGGATTCGGGGAGAGTCGAATATGAACCTCTTGAGTCGAGTGAAGTTGGCCTTGGGCCTGCCAGCAGCATCTCCAGCGGTGATGAGCCGTGGATTGCTCGCTGCGATTGCTGTTCCGGGGATCGTGGCGCTCGTCGGGGCTGGCTTCGCGCCATCCCTTTCGCTCGCCGATGACGAAGAACGGACCGTGGAAGTGCGTGAAGACGAAAACCGTGAAGTGAAACGGGAAGGCGCGCCTGCTCGTGAACGAGAAGTCGGCGAGCGTGAGCGCGATCCCAACCGCGAAGTGGAGCGCGACCGTGAAGGTGATCGCGAAGGGCGTCGTGAAGATCGCCCCGCCCCGCGCCGCGACGAGCAAGAGCGTGCACGGGAAGTCCCTGAACGCGAGAATCCTGAGATGCGCGAGCTGATCATGCTGCTGCGTAAGTTGAATGCGGAAGTCAGCAGCCTGCGTGCGGAAGTGAATCAGCTGAAGGCGAACAGCCGCATGCAGCCCGATCGGCCACGACCAGAAGCTGACCGTCCCCGTCCCGAGGGCGATCGTCCTCGTGGTGAAGGGGATCGTCCCCGCGAAGGTGCCCGTCCCGATCAGCCACGCCCCGATCAACCTCGCCGAGAAGCTGATCGTCCCCGTCCTGACCAACCACGCCCTGATCAACCCAAGCGTGAAGGTGATCGGCCACGTGCTGAAGAACCTAAACGCGAAGAACCACGCCGTGAGGAACCACGCCGTGAAGGTGATAAGCCGGTCGAGCAACCAGCCGTTAAGCCTGAGTAG
- a CDS encoding endonuclease/exonuclease/phosphatase family protein, whose protein sequence is MNPRLLAAALLLLLARPLLADERPEKLVVATWNLEWFYDEHIGDNYMKLPKEQAAPTRADWDWKLNGIAKAIATINPTIIALQEIENRRVLFYLTSKLKKDHNLTYRVAFIEGSDYFTEQDVAILYQSGLTSFSWKEQTKEEFAVQDYYHLNKHLFAEFEWGPPEDREKLSILNLHLRAAPDAADIRTRQGRLARKWMNDKILAGENVIIMGDLNTNDLWNNLAPDSDIGVIRGLDTPSTDDDLFDTLSAVKEENPYTHLIFKQFDRILLSPSLTKDAPGKKDLVFKSATIRRDLVVNGKEQDTEHREIYWKIAEAERDFSDHYPLVTEFEFVGDQ, encoded by the coding sequence ATGAATCCACGACTCTTGGCAGCCGCCTTGCTCTTGCTACTAGCCCGCCCCCTGCTGGCCGACGAGCGCCCCGAAAAGCTGGTGGTGGCCACCTGGAACCTGGAATGGTTCTACGACGAGCATATCGGCGACAACTACATGAAGCTGCCTAAGGAACAAGCAGCGCCGACCCGCGCCGACTGGGACTGGAAACTCAACGGCATCGCCAAAGCAATCGCCACGATCAACCCCACGATCATCGCGCTCCAGGAGATCGAGAATCGCCGAGTCCTCTTCTACCTCACCAGCAAACTGAAGAAGGACCATAACCTCACCTACCGCGTTGCCTTCATCGAAGGCTCCGACTATTTCACCGAGCAAGATGTCGCGATCCTCTACCAAAGCGGACTCACCAGCTTCAGCTGGAAAGAGCAAACCAAAGAAGAGTTCGCCGTGCAGGACTACTATCACCTCAACAAGCACCTGTTCGCAGAGTTTGAATGGGGGCCTCCCGAAGATCGCGAAAAGCTTTCGATCTTGAATTTGCATTTGCGCGCTGCCCCCGATGCGGCTGATATTCGAACCCGTCAGGGCCGCCTGGCCCGCAAATGGATGAACGACAAAATTCTCGCCGGCGAGAACGTGATCATCATGGGAGACCTCAATACCAACGATCTCTGGAACAATCTGGCTCCCGATAGTGATATTGGTGTGATCCGTGGGCTCGATACCCCGAGCACCGACGATGATCTTTTCGACACCCTCTCGGCGGTGAAGGAAGAGAACCCCTATACCCATCTGATCTTCAAACAGTTCGACCGCATCTTGCTCAGCCCCTCGCTCACCAAAGATGCACCCGGGAAAAAAGACCTCGTCTTTAAGTCGGCCACGATTCGCCGCGATCTGGTGGTCAACGGCAAGGAACAAGACACCGAGCATCGCGAGATTTACTGGAAAATCGCCGAGGCAGAACGGGATTTCAGCGATCACTACCCGCTCGTGACCGAGTTCGAATTCGTCGGCGATCAGTAA
- a CDS encoding DUF4440 domain-containing protein yields the protein MAAIETEVLALNQKLLVAIVTGDWKTYAELCDESITCFEPEARGQVVVGMPFHKFYFDLGPATTARNVTMSQPHVRVIGDACVILSYVRLTQSLDASGAPQTGRVEETRIWQKVGSAWKHVHFHRSPGAA from the coding sequence ATGGCTGCGATTGAAACTGAAGTATTGGCCCTGAATCAAAAACTGCTGGTGGCCATTGTGACCGGGGACTGGAAGACCTACGCCGAATTGTGCGACGAATCGATCACCTGCTTCGAACCCGAAGCGCGCGGCCAGGTGGTGGTGGGGATGCCGTTTCACAAGTTCTATTTCGATCTCGGCCCGGCCACGACCGCTCGCAATGTCACGATGTCGCAGCCGCACGTGCGCGTGATTGGCGATGCGTGCGTGATTTTGTCGTACGTGCGTCTCACGCAGTCGCTCGATGCCAGTGGTGCTCCGCAAACGGGTCGTGTCGAAGAGACCCGCATCTGGCAGAAAGTGGGCTCGGCTTGGAAGCATGTCCACTTCCACCGCTCCCCCGGCGCCGCCTAG
- a CDS encoding glycoside hydrolase 100 family protein, translating into MSRILFQPGEYQELTLAERDLLARAYREADATLRRNITPAGFSACSLADNESYGTDENYRSVWARDGAKTVIWSLDIDDAEMRRCQAQTLRTLLAHRSPSGQIPANVHIESGQPDYAGVGNISSIDSGLWLIIAVWRHANETGDWSIIHDHAAELQRSMDWLAAHDSNNCGLLEIPEAGDWTDLFARSYHILYDEILWYRSLVCYSNIVAHLGHVERAAEYRKMSLRVRELINANFWPSTNPNSPLRSRFANAQTALGDARYLVAQLTPFSFSWRCDVYANLLAFTMHDLVSERQAMMTFRFLWGVGVNMPHPVRNLYPTVHAGDPEWRDYFTVNLLNLPDHYHNGGIWPLIGGVWVRYIHKLGLRELARREMVKLALLCQMGVKHEWEFNEWHHGVTGRPMGKAYQAWSAASFIQACHDLQLPVDRLEHHE; encoded by the coding sequence ATGAGCCGAATTCTTTTTCAGCCCGGCGAGTACCAAGAACTCACACTCGCTGAGCGCGACCTGCTCGCTCGTGCCTATCGCGAAGCAGATGCCACGCTCCGGCGCAACATCACCCCGGCCGGTTTCTCAGCTTGCTCGCTCGCCGACAACGAGAGCTACGGCACCGACGAGAACTACCGGAGTGTCTGGGCGCGCGATGGCGCAAAGACAGTCATCTGGTCGCTCGACATCGACGATGCCGAGATGCGCCGCTGTCAGGCCCAAACGCTCCGAACATTGCTCGCCCACCGGAGTCCTTCGGGGCAGATTCCGGCCAACGTGCATATCGAATCGGGCCAACCCGACTACGCAGGCGTGGGGAACATTTCCTCGATCGACAGCGGACTATGGCTGATCATTGCGGTTTGGCGACACGCCAATGAAACGGGCGATTGGTCGATCATCCACGACCACGCGGCCGAACTCCAGCGCTCGATGGACTGGCTCGCTGCGCACGACAGCAACAACTGCGGCCTCCTCGAAATTCCGGAAGCGGGAGACTGGACCGATCTCTTCGCCCGCAGCTACCACATTTTGTACGACGAGATTCTGTGGTATCGCTCGCTCGTCTGCTACAGCAACATCGTCGCGCATCTGGGACACGTCGAGCGCGCGGCCGAATATCGCAAAATGTCGCTGCGGGTTCGCGAACTGATTAACGCCAATTTTTGGCCCAGCACCAATCCGAATTCCCCCCTTCGCAGCCGCTTTGCCAATGCCCAAACGGCCCTGGGAGATGCTCGCTATCTCGTCGCGCAGCTCACTCCCTTCAGCTTCAGCTGGCGCTGCGATGTCTACGCCAATTTGCTCGCTTTCACCATGCACGACCTGGTGAGCGAACGCCAAGCGATGATGACCTTTCGCTTCCTGTGGGGTGTGGGGGTGAACATGCCCCACCCGGTTCGCAATCTCTATCCCACGGTGCACGCTGGCGATCCCGAATGGCGCGACTACTTCACGGTGAATCTGCTGAACTTACCCGACCATTATCACAACGGCGGCATCTGGCCACTCATCGGTGGTGTCTGGGTGCGGTATATCCACAAACTGGGACTCCGCGAACTGGCACGCCGCGAGATGGTGAAACTCGCGCTCCTTTGCCAAATGGGAGTGAAGCACGAGTGGGAGTTCAACGAGTGGCACCACGGTGTCACCGGGCGGCCGATGGGCAAAGCCTATCAAGCCTGGAGCGCGGCGAGCTTCATTCAGGCCTGCCACGACCTGCAACTGCCGGTCGATCGACTCGAGCATCACGAGTAA
- a CDS encoding SLC13 family permease, with amino-acid sequence MNGLTSLSLLAASPVLEFLGISPAIFVLVLVAFVFLALSFTTIAPDLVLIASVVILLATGVLEPSKALAGLSNEGMVTVAILFVVGAGIRETGGVDWIAIRLFGRPKTVFSAVTRLMLPTMGLSAFLNNTPLVAMLIPAVTDLSRTQRIAASKLMIPLSYAAILGGTCTLIGTSTNLVVQGLLIDAKGIESKLGLFDIAWVGVPAAIIGGIYVIFAACYLLPDRSAAISTQDDPKEYTVEMQVAPDSPLAGKSIEDAGLRHLPGLYLAEIDREGSSIVAVSPQEVLREGDRLLFVGVVESVVELQRIRGLVPATDDVFKLKAPRPQRCLIEAVVSNTCPFVGKTIRESRFRNHYNAVVVAVARNGERLHQKIGDIVLTAGDVLLVEAHPSFAEQQRGSRDFFLVSKIDQSSPPRHELALFTVALLVAMVLLVSFDVVSMLVGGLVVAATMLITRCLSIEGARRSVDWEVLLAIAAAFALGQALEVTGADKMIADHATSLAGDSPWMSLVMIYLVTLLVTELITNNAAAALMFPFAMATADKLGVSYLPFVIAVMMAASAGFATPIGYQTNLMVYGPGGYKFSDYLKVGLPLDFLIAGVTCVIAPLVFPFK; translated from the coding sequence ATGAACGGCCTTACTTCCCTATCGCTCCTGGCAGCGTCCCCGGTACTTGAGTTTCTCGGGATCTCCCCCGCCATTTTTGTGCTGGTGCTCGTGGCGTTTGTTTTTCTGGCTCTGTCGTTCACCACGATTGCTCCCGATCTGGTTCTGATTGCCAGTGTGGTGATTCTGCTGGCCACCGGCGTGCTCGAGCCTTCCAAGGCACTCGCCGGACTCTCCAACGAAGGGATGGTGACCGTTGCCATTCTGTTTGTCGTCGGAGCCGGCATTCGCGAGACCGGAGGTGTCGACTGGATCGCGATTCGACTCTTCGGACGCCCAAAAACCGTTTTCTCTGCAGTCACCCGGCTGATGCTCCCCACGATGGGTTTGAGCGCCTTTCTCAATAACACGCCGCTGGTGGCGATGCTGATTCCGGCCGTCACCGACCTCTCGCGCACCCAGCGCATTGCCGCTTCGAAGCTGATGATTCCGCTCAGCTACGCCGCCATCCTCGGTGGCACTTGCACCCTCATCGGCACGAGCACCAACCTGGTGGTGCAAGGTCTGCTGATCGACGCCAAAGGGATCGAATCGAAGCTCGGCTTATTCGACATCGCTTGGGTCGGCGTTCCGGCCGCCATCATCGGTGGAATTTACGTTATTTTTGCAGCCTGCTATCTGCTCCCCGATCGTAGCGCCGCCATCAGCACGCAAGATGACCCCAAAGAATACACGGTCGAAATGCAGGTCGCTCCCGACAGCCCGCTCGCGGGGAAGAGCATCGAAGATGCTGGCCTGCGGCATCTCCCCGGGCTCTATCTGGCCGAGATCGATCGCGAAGGGAGCAGCATTGTCGCCGTTTCCCCCCAGGAGGTCCTCCGCGAAGGAGATCGGCTGCTGTTCGTCGGGGTGGTTGAATCGGTGGTCGAGTTGCAGCGCATTCGCGGGCTCGTTCCCGCTACCGACGATGTCTTTAAGCTCAAGGCCCCCCGCCCTCAGCGCTGCTTGATCGAAGCGGTCGTCAGCAACACTTGCCCCTTCGTAGGAAAGACGATTCGCGAGTCGCGGTTTCGCAATCACTACAACGCGGTGGTGGTGGCTGTGGCCCGCAACGGCGAACGGCTGCATCAGAAGATTGGCGATATTGTGCTCACCGCCGGGGATGTGCTGCTGGTCGAAGCGCATCCTTCGTTTGCTGAACAGCAGCGCGGAAGTCGCGATTTCTTTCTCGTCAGCAAGATCGACCAATCGAGCCCACCGCGACACGAACTGGCCCTCTTCACCGTCGCCCTTTTGGTCGCCATGGTGCTGCTCGTTTCCTTCGATGTCGTCTCGATGCTCGTGGGTGGACTCGTTGTTGCCGCCACGATGCTGATCACCCGCTGCCTCTCGATCGAAGGGGCGCGGCGCAGTGTCGATTGGGAAGTGCTGCTGGCGATCGCAGCCGCCTTTGCACTCGGACAAGCACTCGAAGTGACCGGTGCCGACAAAATGATCGCCGATCATGCCACCTCGCTTGCCGGAGATAGCCCCTGGATGTCGCTGGTGATGATCTACCTCGTCACGCTGCTGGTGACCGAACTGATCACTAACAATGCCGCCGCCGCGCTGATGTTTCCCTTTGCCATGGCTACTGCCGACAAACTAGGGGTGAGCTACCTGCCGTTTGTGATTGCAGTGATGATGGCCGCCTCGGCCGGGTTCGCGACTCCGATCGGCTATCAAACCAATCTGATGGTCTATGGTCCCGGCGGCTATAAATTTAGCGACTACTTGAAAGTCGGTCTGCCACTCGACTTCTTGATCGCCGGGGTCACCTGCGTCATCGCCCCCTTGGTTTTCCCGTTCAAGTAA
- a CDS encoding Gfo/Idh/MocA family oxidoreductase: protein MPSPAIDRRSFLQLVAAATAASSLPATLALVADETTPVSKSAAEIPVVGIMGVNGRGSALAKAFMTAGAQVGYIADVDERAAAKGLELVKGQQQLAPTITDDFRRILDDKAIDILVVAAPNHWHAPAAIAGCNAGKHVYVEKPCSHNPHEGELAVAAARKAGRIVAMGSQRRSWTAIQEAIGKIHAGEIGPVHYARAWYNNRRPNIGHGVVETPPSWLNWKLWQGPAPERPFKNNLVHYNWHWHWHYGNGELGNNGVHALDVARWGLGVDFPIEVTSGGGKYRHDDDQETPDTHLVTFNFPQKKTVSWEGLSWSPLGSMANQFGVSFHGEEGSIVIVDAGYKVFDLKNKEIGAVTGEGGDVGHVVNFLKCTKSLELPPADILDGHKSTLLCHLGNIAHRVKRVLTTSEKDGSIVGDEKAAALWKREYREGMEPKVG from the coding sequence ATGCCCAGTCCTGCGATCGATCGTCGATCCTTCCTTCAGCTTGTCGCCGCTGCTACAGCCGCCAGTTCACTTCCAGCGACCCTCGCGCTAGTGGCCGACGAAACCACGCCGGTCAGCAAATCAGCCGCTGAGATTCCGGTGGTGGGGATCATGGGAGTGAACGGCCGCGGAAGTGCCCTCGCCAAAGCGTTCATGACCGCTGGCGCGCAAGTGGGCTATATCGCCGATGTCGACGAGCGAGCCGCCGCCAAGGGGCTCGAACTGGTGAAAGGTCAGCAGCAACTGGCGCCGACCATCACCGACGATTTCCGCCGCATTCTGGACGACAAAGCGATCGACATTCTGGTAGTCGCTGCGCCCAATCACTGGCACGCTCCGGCCGCGATTGCCGGGTGCAATGCGGGCAAACATGTCTATGTCGAAAAGCCTTGCAGTCACAATCCCCACGAAGGGGAACTCGCAGTGGCAGCTGCCCGTAAAGCGGGTCGCATCGTGGCGATGGGTTCGCAGCGCCGCAGCTGGACCGCCATTCAGGAAGCGATCGGCAAGATTCACGCTGGCGAAATCGGTCCAGTGCATTACGCCCGCGCTTGGTACAACAATCGTCGTCCCAACATTGGTCATGGCGTTGTCGAAACACCCCCGTCATGGCTCAACTGGAAGCTGTGGCAAGGTCCCGCTCCCGAACGTCCATTCAAAAACAATCTGGTGCACTACAACTGGCACTGGCATTGGCACTACGGCAACGGCGAGCTGGGGAACAACGGCGTTCACGCACTCGACGTCGCGCGCTGGGGACTCGGAGTCGATTTTCCCATCGAAGTCACCTCCGGTGGCGGCAAGTATCGGCACGACGACGACCAAGAGACCCCCGACACCCATCTGGTCACCTTCAACTTCCCGCAAAAGAAAACCGTCTCGTGGGAAGGTCTGTCGTGGAGCCCGCTGGGGTCGATGGCCAATCAATTTGGCGTCAGCTTCCACGGCGAAGAGGGTTCGATTGTGATTGTCGATGCGGGCTACAAGGTCTTTGACCTTAAGAACAAGGAAATCGGCGCGGTCACTGGCGAAGGTGGCGATGTCGGCCACGTCGTCAACTTCCTTAAGTGCACAAAGTCGCTCGAACTACCACCAGCCGACATCCTCGATGGTCATAAGAGCACACTGCTCTGTCATCTTGGAAATATTGCTCACCGCGTGAAGCGGGTCCTCACCACCAGTGAGAAAGATGGCTCGATCGTGGGCGACGAGAAGGCAGCCGCACTTTGGAAACGTGAATATCGCGAGGGGATGGAGCCCAAGGTGGGCTAG
- a CDS encoding amidohydrolase family protein: MFDLLFRGGMVLDGSGGPSLRADVGVLGDQITAVGDLSHASATRVVDVSGRVIAPGFIDVHNHSEGWLLSHKNFWPKTSQGFTTEVLMADGISYAPVDRHNWREWIYYLRSLNGLRYEQYQGWQSIADYLSLLDRRTAQNVIAHVPYANCRVLAQGWGRHAPDDFQMRQIRNEIRLGMEQGCVGLSTGMDYVGECFASTDELVEACKVIAPYQGLYVTHVRYKMGLLPAFREAVEIGRRSGARVHISHLKATSTQDVDEVLAFCDWASREVDFSFDVYPYQRGSTMLNYLLPYEVWDDGPLAVLSKLGKSEVLERFRIALAQSGTPIERYTIAWTNTWDNSTHHGKLLSEYVEEMGRSPEEALYHLLLEENLATLLVIDSGDDQLIEPILQHPKFMLGSDGIYFPDSVVHPRVYGSTGRLLGPCVREKRLFTLADAVYKMTLAPARRFGLAGRGQIAEGCFADLVIFDPDSVGDLATYDQPHQVCTGIEQVVVNGVVIVDNSQPVHFLGEELPGRVLKYQPV; the protein is encoded by the coding sequence GTGTTTGATCTACTGTTTCGCGGCGGCATGGTTTTGGATGGCTCAGGGGGGCCGTCGTTGCGCGCCGATGTGGGAGTTTTGGGGGATCAAATCACAGCGGTGGGGGACCTTTCGCACGCCTCGGCAACTCGCGTGGTCGATGTTTCGGGGCGGGTGATCGCTCCCGGGTTCATCGACGTGCATAACCACAGCGAGGGGTGGCTCCTTTCGCACAAAAATTTCTGGCCCAAGACGAGCCAAGGTTTCACCACCGAAGTGCTGATGGCGGACGGCATTTCGTACGCTCCTGTCGACCGGCATAACTGGCGCGAGTGGATTTACTATCTGCGGTCGCTCAACGGCCTGCGTTACGAGCAATATCAAGGCTGGCAATCGATTGCCGACTACCTGTCGCTGCTCGATCGACGGACCGCGCAGAACGTGATTGCGCACGTTCCGTATGCTAACTGCCGCGTCCTAGCGCAAGGCTGGGGACGCCATGCGCCCGACGATTTTCAGATGCGACAAATCCGCAACGAAATTCGCCTCGGCATGGAGCAAGGCTGTGTCGGACTCTCGACCGGCATGGACTACGTCGGCGAGTGTTTTGCATCGACCGACGAACTGGTCGAAGCATGCAAAGTGATTGCCCCGTACCAAGGGCTGTACGTCACACATGTGCGCTACAAAATGGGGCTCCTCCCGGCGTTTCGCGAAGCGGTGGAGATCGGTCGCCGCAGTGGAGCACGCGTGCACATTTCGCACTTGAAGGCGACCAGCACGCAAGATGTCGATGAGGTCCTGGCGTTTTGCGACTGGGCGAGCCGCGAGGTCGATTTCAGCTTCGATGTCTACCCCTACCAGCGCGGCAGCACGATGCTGAATTATCTCCTCCCCTACGAAGTTTGGGACGACGGTCCGCTCGCGGTTCTCTCCAAGCTCGGAAAGAGCGAAGTGCTCGAGCGATTCCGCATCGCGCTGGCCCAGTCCGGGACACCAATCGAGCGTTACACCATTGCCTGGACCAACACGTGGGACAACTCCACCCACCACGGCAAGTTGCTTTCAGAATATGTCGAGGAGATGGGACGCTCACCGGAAGAGGCGCTCTATCATCTACTGCTCGAAGAAAATCTAGCCACGCTCCTGGTGATCGATTCGGGAGACGACCAACTGATCGAGCCGATCCTGCAGCATCCCAAATTCATGCTCGGGAGCGATGGGATCTACTTCCCCGATTCCGTGGTGCATCCCCGCGTGTATGGAAGCACCGGAAGATTGCTTGGCCCCTGCGTGCGCGAGAAACGATTGTTCACGCTCGCTGATGCAGTCTACAAAATGACCCTCGCTCCCGCGCGTCGATTTGGACTCGCCGGACGGGGTCAGATTGCCGAAGGATGTTTCGCGGATCTGGTGATTTTCGATCCCGACAGCGTCGGGGATTTGGCGACCTACGATCAGCCGCACCAGGTTTGCACCGGGATCGAGCAGGTGGTGGTAAACGGCGTGGTGATTGTCGACAACAGCCAGCCGGTGCACTTCCTCGGTGAAGAACTTCCGGGCCGGGTGCTGAAGTATCAGCCTGTGTAG